Proteins encoded together in one Oncorhynchus nerka isolate Pitt River linkage group LG19, Oner_Uvic_2.0, whole genome shotgun sequence window:
- the cfbl gene encoding complement factor b, like isoform X1, with product MELSVLWGLSVALLICPLYMGVGVLCEVTCNEERMGMEGGSYTLTKKLEYGSIMIYHCPEGYYPHPALTRSCLKSGTWKPLPKRRPPQQCKMIECPNPLVLESGSVLPVQSQYFVNNKTTYECYSGYSLRGSASRVCQANGKWSGGTPICSRDSGSEDRCADPGIPAGARRSGSSFGIDDILSYRCDDSLHLLGSKTRVCQESGQWTGTEPKCYYKHTYDTALEVTEAFGSAIRESLQMAAPVDDTDQEGKKITIDKGGKLNMYIAMDISDSIAETDFNSARNAVKKLITKVSSFSVSPNYEIIFFASDVLEVVNIIDFSGDKRKPLEEVLIDLDNFKYDARDNVGTNLNLAFKTILERMAIQKQRNETLFKEIHHVLIFFTDGAYNMGGSPENTLAKIRESVYMNNETKREKYLDVYVFGVGSEIFDEDIMPLVTKRNGERHYFKLKNVIDLEKTFDDIIDESKVVGVCGLHKNYDDNTPNTIRQRYPWMARIDNTHEDGKASKCMGSLVTSRFILTAAHCFKFDDKADNIRITMGENQVIKGASRIILHPDYNINGKKNDGVNEFYDYDVALIKLKNDVDVSVHIRPICIPCTKETSGALRLVGEAITCKQQEQLLFKNPLEEVSFISYDKKEKMDQRSDAKLKLQGQLRDNCIEMAVTEVEGITPLNLKDIVTDNFLCTGGKQPTRDNVACKGDSGGAVFKDYDKHRTIQVGVISWGTKDLCPGGNSDIKQESSEKSRDFHINLFKVVPFLKKYLGNDTDDYKPLEFLKN from the exons GTGTAGGTGTTCTGTGTGAAGTCACCTGTAATGAGGAGAGAATGGGCATGGAAGGAGGTAGTTACACTCTCACTAAGAAGCTTGAGTATGGCAGCATTATGATATACCACTGTCCAGAAGGGTACTATCCACATCCTGCTTTAACTCGCTCGTGCCTGAAAAGCGGAACTTGGAAGCCACTACCAAAAAGAAGACCTCCTCAACAGTGCAAAA tGATCGAATGCCCCAACCCCTTGGTTTTAGAAAGTGGTTCTGTCTTGCCTGTACAATCGCAATATTTTGTCAACAATAAGACCACGTATGAGTGTTATTCGGGATACTCACTGCGCGGCTCAGCCTCCCGTGTGTGCCAAGCCAATGGGAAGTGGAGTGGGGGCACACCCATATGCAGCCGTGACT CAGGAAGTGAAGATCGCTGTGCTGACCCTGGGATTCCAGCAGGTGCTAGGAGGTCTGGTTCCAGTTTTGGCATTGACGACATATTGTCTTACCGCTGTGACGACAGCTTACATTTGTTGGGGTCAAAGACACGTGTATGTCAAGAGAGTGGCCAATGGACTGGGACTGAGCCTAAATGTTACT ACAAGCACACGTATGACACTGCGCTGGAGGTCACGGAGGCCTTCGGCAGTGCTatcagagagagccttcagatGGCAGCGCCCGTTG ATGACACAGATCAGGAAGGAAAGAAGATCACAATAGATAAAGGTGGAAAGCTTAACATGTACATTGCTATGGACATATCTGACAGCATTGCGGAGACAGACTTTAACAGTGCAAGAAATGCTGTCAAGAAACTTATCACAAAG GTTAGCTCCTTTTCAGTCAGCCCAAATTACGAAATAATTTTCTTCGCCTCTGACGTATTAGAGGTTGTCAACATAATAGATTTTTCTGGAGATAAAAGAAAACCACTTGAGGAAGTCTTGATTGACTTGGACAACTTTAAATATGATG CTAGAGATAATGTTGGGACCAATCTCAACCTTGCATTTAAAACCATCCTGGAACGCATGGCTATCCAAAAACAACGAAATGAAACGCTATTCAAGGAGATCCACCATGTCCTCATCTTTTTCACAGATG GAGCTTACAACATGGGGGGTAGCCCTGAAAACACATTGGCCAAAATTAGGGAATCGGTGTACATGAATAACGAGACAAAACGGGAAAAATATCTTG atgtTTATGTTTTTGGTGTCGGAAGTGAAATTTTTGATGAAGATATCATGCCACTAGTGACAAAAAGGAACGGCGAGAGGCATTATTTTAAACTAAAGAATGTTATTGATTTGGAAAAAACCTTTGATGATATAATTG ATGAAAGCAAGGTTGTGGGTGTTTGCGGACTCCATAAAAACTATGATGACAATACCCCAAACACCATACGTCAAAGATACCCCTGGATGGCACGGATTgacaacaca CATGAGGATGGAAAAGCTAGTAAATGCATGGGGTCTCTGGTCACTAGCCGCTTCATCTTGACTGCTGCTCACTGCTTCAAGTTCGATGACAAGGCAGACAATATCCGTATTACAATGGGGGAAAATCAAG TTATAAAGGGAGCATCACGTATAATATTACATCCTGATTATAATATCAACGGTAAAAAGAATGACGGGGTAAACGAGTTCTATGATTACGACGTAGCTCTCATCAAACTGAAGAATGATGTAGATGTCTCTGTCCACATAAG ACCAATTTGCATCCCTTGCACAAAGGAAACAAGTGGCGCTTTAAGACTGGTAGGAGAGGCTATCACCTGCAAGCAACAAG AACAACTATTGTTCAAAAATCCATTAGAAGAAGTCAGTTTCATTTCATATGATAAAAAGGAAAAAATGGATCAACGTAGCGATGCCAAACTAAAGCTTCAGGGTCAG TTGAGGGACAATTGTATCGAAATGGCTGTTACTGAGGTAGAAGGCATAACACCACTTAATCTAAAGGATATTGTGACTGATAACTTCCTGTGCACGGGTGGGAAACAACCTACTAGAGATAATGTTGCCTGCAAAG gtGACTCCGGTGGAGCTGTGTTTAAGGACTATGATAAACACCGCACCATCCAG GTTGGCGTGATCAGCTGGGGAACCAAGGACCTGTGCCCTGGTGGTAACAGTGATATCAAACAGGAGTCTAGCGAAAAGTCCAGAGATTTCCACATCAACCTCTTTAAAGTTGTGCCGTTTCTGAAGAAGTATTTGGGGAATGATACAGACGATTATAAACCTCTAGAGTTTTTAAAGAattga
- the cfbl gene encoding complement factor b, like isoform X2: protein MGMEGGSYTLTKKLEYGSIMIYHCPEGYYPHPALTRSCLKSGTWKPLPKRRPPQQCKMIECPNPLVLESGSVLPVQSQYFVNNKTTYECYSGYSLRGSASRVCQANGKWSGGTPICSRDSGSEDRCADPGIPAGARRSGSSFGIDDILSYRCDDSLHLLGSKTRVCQESGQWTGTEPKCYYKHTYDTALEVTEAFGSAIRESLQMAAPVDDTDQEGKKITIDKGGKLNMYIAMDISDSIAETDFNSARNAVKKLITKVSSFSVSPNYEIIFFASDVLEVVNIIDFSGDKRKPLEEVLIDLDNFKYDARDNVGTNLNLAFKTILERMAIQKQRNETLFKEIHHVLIFFTDGAYNMGGSPENTLAKIRESVYMNNETKREKYLDVYVFGVGSEIFDEDIMPLVTKRNGERHYFKLKNVIDLEKTFDDIIDESKVVGVCGLHKNYDDNTPNTIRQRYPWMARIDNTHEDGKASKCMGSLVTSRFILTAAHCFKFDDKADNIRITMGENQVIKGASRIILHPDYNINGKKNDGVNEFYDYDVALIKLKNDVDVSVHIRPICIPCTKETSGALRLVGEAITCKQQEQLLFKNPLEEVSFISYDKKEKMDQRSDAKLKLQGQLRDNCIEMAVTEVEGITPLNLKDIVTDNFLCTGGKQPTRDNVACKGDSGGAVFKDYDKHRTIQVGVISWGTKDLCPGGNSDIKQESSEKSRDFHINLFKVVPFLKKYLGNDTDDYKPLEFLKN from the exons ATGGGCATGGAAGGAGGTAGTTACACTCTCACTAAGAAGCTTGAGTATGGCAGCATTATGATATACCACTGTCCAGAAGGGTACTATCCACATCCTGCTTTAACTCGCTCGTGCCTGAAAAGCGGAACTTGGAAGCCACTACCAAAAAGAAGACCTCCTCAACAGTGCAAAA tGATCGAATGCCCCAACCCCTTGGTTTTAGAAAGTGGTTCTGTCTTGCCTGTACAATCGCAATATTTTGTCAACAATAAGACCACGTATGAGTGTTATTCGGGATACTCACTGCGCGGCTCAGCCTCCCGTGTGTGCCAAGCCAATGGGAAGTGGAGTGGGGGCACACCCATATGCAGCCGTGACT CAGGAAGTGAAGATCGCTGTGCTGACCCTGGGATTCCAGCAGGTGCTAGGAGGTCTGGTTCCAGTTTTGGCATTGACGACATATTGTCTTACCGCTGTGACGACAGCTTACATTTGTTGGGGTCAAAGACACGTGTATGTCAAGAGAGTGGCCAATGGACTGGGACTGAGCCTAAATGTTACT ACAAGCACACGTATGACACTGCGCTGGAGGTCACGGAGGCCTTCGGCAGTGCTatcagagagagccttcagatGGCAGCGCCCGTTG ATGACACAGATCAGGAAGGAAAGAAGATCACAATAGATAAAGGTGGAAAGCTTAACATGTACATTGCTATGGACATATCTGACAGCATTGCGGAGACAGACTTTAACAGTGCAAGAAATGCTGTCAAGAAACTTATCACAAAG GTTAGCTCCTTTTCAGTCAGCCCAAATTACGAAATAATTTTCTTCGCCTCTGACGTATTAGAGGTTGTCAACATAATAGATTTTTCTGGAGATAAAAGAAAACCACTTGAGGAAGTCTTGATTGACTTGGACAACTTTAAATATGATG CTAGAGATAATGTTGGGACCAATCTCAACCTTGCATTTAAAACCATCCTGGAACGCATGGCTATCCAAAAACAACGAAATGAAACGCTATTCAAGGAGATCCACCATGTCCTCATCTTTTTCACAGATG GAGCTTACAACATGGGGGGTAGCCCTGAAAACACATTGGCCAAAATTAGGGAATCGGTGTACATGAATAACGAGACAAAACGGGAAAAATATCTTG atgtTTATGTTTTTGGTGTCGGAAGTGAAATTTTTGATGAAGATATCATGCCACTAGTGACAAAAAGGAACGGCGAGAGGCATTATTTTAAACTAAAGAATGTTATTGATTTGGAAAAAACCTTTGATGATATAATTG ATGAAAGCAAGGTTGTGGGTGTTTGCGGACTCCATAAAAACTATGATGACAATACCCCAAACACCATACGTCAAAGATACCCCTGGATGGCACGGATTgacaacaca CATGAGGATGGAAAAGCTAGTAAATGCATGGGGTCTCTGGTCACTAGCCGCTTCATCTTGACTGCTGCTCACTGCTTCAAGTTCGATGACAAGGCAGACAATATCCGTATTACAATGGGGGAAAATCAAG TTATAAAGGGAGCATCACGTATAATATTACATCCTGATTATAATATCAACGGTAAAAAGAATGACGGGGTAAACGAGTTCTATGATTACGACGTAGCTCTCATCAAACTGAAGAATGATGTAGATGTCTCTGTCCACATAAG ACCAATTTGCATCCCTTGCACAAAGGAAACAAGTGGCGCTTTAAGACTGGTAGGAGAGGCTATCACCTGCAAGCAACAAG AACAACTATTGTTCAAAAATCCATTAGAAGAAGTCAGTTTCATTTCATATGATAAAAAGGAAAAAATGGATCAACGTAGCGATGCCAAACTAAAGCTTCAGGGTCAG TTGAGGGACAATTGTATCGAAATGGCTGTTACTGAGGTAGAAGGCATAACACCACTTAATCTAAAGGATATTGTGACTGATAACTTCCTGTGCACGGGTGGGAAACAACCTACTAGAGATAATGTTGCCTGCAAAG gtGACTCCGGTGGAGCTGTGTTTAAGGACTATGATAAACACCGCACCATCCAG GTTGGCGTGATCAGCTGGGGAACCAAGGACCTGTGCCCTGGTGGTAACAGTGATATCAAACAGGAGTCTAGCGAAAAGTCCAGAGATTTCCACATCAACCTCTTTAAAGTTGTGCCGTTTCTGAAGAAGTATTTGGGGAATGATACAGACGATTATAAACCTCTAGAGTTTTTAAAGAattga
- the bbs1 gene encoding Bardet-Biedl syndrome 1 protein isoform X1: MSSVSQMKENSETSKWLDAHYDPVANLYTFSSCIALADLHGDGENKLVVGDLGTGSCNMKLKVYRGTGLMSENTLLDLPTGLVSFLMDQHEPRTPAIAVASGPFIYVYKNLRPYFKFTLPPLEVNVLEQDVWNQAREDMIDPLSLKEMLEGIRDKADVPLSVRSLRFLMLDPQDTEAFVNLHKAQPIRRQTVITCIGTLKKNMADEDAVSCLVIGTESKDVYILDPEAFTILSKMSVPSAPTQMDVTGQFDVEFRITVACRNGNIYILRRDSPKPKYCIELSSHPVGLVRMGKSVVVGCAQETLQGFTQKGKKLWTACLPAPVTTMGVMDLPTRGFQAVLVGLANCEVHLYRDKNLISTIKTPDVVTSICFGRYGREDGTLIMTTKGGGLIVKILKRTAVFDDRDSAPGPPLAQSIRLNIPKKTKLYVDQTMRERENAVAMHRAFQMDLSRLRLAAARAYVKALESSLTPMSSSLSEPLKMNAVVQGLGPSFKLTLNIQNTAACRPVMHLAISFLYDESLYSMRTAFFKIPLLVPGLNYPIDTFVECLSDKGISDIIKVFVLREGKSAPLLTAHINMPVSEGLALN; the protein is encoded by the exons ATGTCTTCTGTCTCACAGATGAAAGAAAA CTCTGAGACCAGTAAATGGTTAGATGCACACTACGATCCAGTGGCCAATCTCTATACTTTTTCATCTTGCATTG CTCTTGCAGACCTGCATGGGGATGGTGAGAATAAG TTGGTGGTGGGGGACCTGGGAACTGGTTCATGCAACATGAAGCTGAAGGTGTACCGTGGAACTGGCCTGATGAGTGAGAACACATTGCTCGATCTGCCCACTGGCTTGGTTTCTTTCCTCATGGACCAGCATGAGCCACGCACGCCTGCCATCGCTGTGGCTTCCGGCCCCTTCATCTATGTCTATAAAAACCTGCGGCCCTATTTCAAGTTCACTCTCCCTCCGTTAGAGGTCAATGTCCTGGAACAGGATGTCTGGAACCAGGCAAGGGAG GACATGATTGACCCATTGAGCTTGAAGGAAATGTTGGAGGGCATCCG AGACAAAGCTGATGTTCCACTCTCCGTCAGATCTTTGAG GTTCCTCATGTTGGACCCACAAGACACGGAGGCTTTCGTGAACCTTCATAAGGCGCAGCCAATACGAAGACAG ACTGTTATTACATGCATCGGCACCCTGAAGAAGAACATGGCTGATGAGGATGCAGTCAGCTGTCTGGTTATTGGCACTGAGAGTAAAGATGTCTATATCCTGGACCCTGAGGCCTTCACCATCCTCTCGAAG ATGTCCGTCCCCAGTGCTCCCACTCAAATGGATGTGACTGGTCAGTTTGATGTGGAGTTCCGGATCACTGTGGCCTGTCGCAATGGGAATATCTACATCCTCCGCAG GGACTCTCCCAAGCCCAAGTACTGTATTGAGCTGTCTTCTCACCCAGTGGGGCTGGTGAGGATGGGGAAGAGTGTGGTGGTGGGATGTGCCCAGGAGACCCTGCAGGGCTTCACACAGAAG gGGAAGAAGCTGTGGACGGCTTGCCTGCCAGCCCCTGTCACTACCATGGGCGTGATGGACCTCCCCACCAGGGGCTTCCAGGCTGTGTTAGTGGGCCTGGCTAACTGTGAGGTCCACCTCTACAGAGACAAAAACCTCATCAGCACCATCAAGACTCCG GATGTAGTGACCAGCATTTGTTTTGGGAGATATGGACGAGAAGACGGAACCCTTATAATGACCACCAAAG GAGGTGGTCTGATCGTAAAGATCCTGAAGAGGACAGCTGTGTTTGATGACAGGGACTCTGCCCCAGGTCCCCCTCTGGCACAAAGCATCCGCCTCAATATCCCCAAGAAGACCAAGCTGTACGTGGACCAAACCATGAGGGAACGGGAGAATGCTGTGG CAATGCACAGGGCCTTCCAGATGGACCTGAGTCGTCTGCGTCTGGCTGCAGCGAGGGCCTACGTTAAAGCCCTGGAGTCCAGCCTTACACCCATGTCCTCCAGCCTGTCTGAGCCTCTCAAGATGAACGCAGTG GTGCAGGGCCTGGGCCCGTCCTTCAAGCTAACTCTGAACATCCAGAACACAGCCGCATGCCGTCCTGTCATGCACTTGGCCATCAGCTTTCTGTATGATGAGAGCCTGTATAGTATGAGGACAGCCTTCTTTAAG ATCCCCCTACTGGTTCCTGGGCTCAACTATCCTATTGACACATTTGTGGAGTGCCTGAGTGATAAAGGAATCTCTGACATCATTAAA GTGTTTGTGCTGCGAGAGGGCAAGAGTGCACCCCTGCTGACTGCCCATATCAACATGCCCGTCAGTGAGGGACTGGCACTcaactga
- the bbs1 gene encoding Bardet-Biedl syndrome 1 protein isoform X2 — translation MKLKVYRGTGLMSENTLLDLPTGLVSFLMDQHEPRTPAIAVASGPFIYVYKNLRPYFKFTLPPLEVNVLEQDVWNQAREDMIDPLSLKEMLEGIRDKADVPLSVRSLRFLMLDPQDTEAFVNLHKAQPIRRQTVITCIGTLKKNMADEDAVSCLVIGTESKDVYILDPEAFTILSKMSVPSAPTQMDVTGQFDVEFRITVACRNGNIYILRRDSPKPKYCIELSSHPVGLVRMGKSVVVGCAQETLQGFTQKGKKLWTACLPAPVTTMGVMDLPTRGFQAVLVGLANCEVHLYRDKNLISTIKTPDVVTSICFGRYGREDGTLIMTTKGGGLIVKILKRTAVFDDRDSAPGPPLAQSIRLNIPKKTKLYVDQTMRERENAVAMHRAFQMDLSRLRLAAARAYVKALESSLTPMSSSLSEPLKMNAVVQGLGPSFKLTLNIQNTAACRPVMHLAISFLYDESLYSMRTAFFKIPLLVPGLNYPIDTFVECLSDKGISDIIKVFVLREGKSAPLLTAHINMPVSEGLALN, via the exons ATGAAGCTGAAGGTGTACCGTGGAACTGGCCTGATGAGTGAGAACACATTGCTCGATCTGCCCACTGGCTTGGTTTCTTTCCTCATGGACCAGCATGAGCCACGCACGCCTGCCATCGCTGTGGCTTCCGGCCCCTTCATCTATGTCTATAAAAACCTGCGGCCCTATTTCAAGTTCACTCTCCCTCCGTTAGAGGTCAATGTCCTGGAACAGGATGTCTGGAACCAGGCAAGGGAG GACATGATTGACCCATTGAGCTTGAAGGAAATGTTGGAGGGCATCCG AGACAAAGCTGATGTTCCACTCTCCGTCAGATCTTTGAG GTTCCTCATGTTGGACCCACAAGACACGGAGGCTTTCGTGAACCTTCATAAGGCGCAGCCAATACGAAGACAG ACTGTTATTACATGCATCGGCACCCTGAAGAAGAACATGGCTGATGAGGATGCAGTCAGCTGTCTGGTTATTGGCACTGAGAGTAAAGATGTCTATATCCTGGACCCTGAGGCCTTCACCATCCTCTCGAAG ATGTCCGTCCCCAGTGCTCCCACTCAAATGGATGTGACTGGTCAGTTTGATGTGGAGTTCCGGATCACTGTGGCCTGTCGCAATGGGAATATCTACATCCTCCGCAG GGACTCTCCCAAGCCCAAGTACTGTATTGAGCTGTCTTCTCACCCAGTGGGGCTGGTGAGGATGGGGAAGAGTGTGGTGGTGGGATGTGCCCAGGAGACCCTGCAGGGCTTCACACAGAAG gGGAAGAAGCTGTGGACGGCTTGCCTGCCAGCCCCTGTCACTACCATGGGCGTGATGGACCTCCCCACCAGGGGCTTCCAGGCTGTGTTAGTGGGCCTGGCTAACTGTGAGGTCCACCTCTACAGAGACAAAAACCTCATCAGCACCATCAAGACTCCG GATGTAGTGACCAGCATTTGTTTTGGGAGATATGGACGAGAAGACGGAACCCTTATAATGACCACCAAAG GAGGTGGTCTGATCGTAAAGATCCTGAAGAGGACAGCTGTGTTTGATGACAGGGACTCTGCCCCAGGTCCCCCTCTGGCACAAAGCATCCGCCTCAATATCCCCAAGAAGACCAAGCTGTACGTGGACCAAACCATGAGGGAACGGGAGAATGCTGTGG CAATGCACAGGGCCTTCCAGATGGACCTGAGTCGTCTGCGTCTGGCTGCAGCGAGGGCCTACGTTAAAGCCCTGGAGTCCAGCCTTACACCCATGTCCTCCAGCCTGTCTGAGCCTCTCAAGATGAACGCAGTG GTGCAGGGCCTGGGCCCGTCCTTCAAGCTAACTCTGAACATCCAGAACACAGCCGCATGCCGTCCTGTCATGCACTTGGCCATCAGCTTTCTGTATGATGAGAGCCTGTATAGTATGAGGACAGCCTTCTTTAAG ATCCCCCTACTGGTTCCTGGGCTCAACTATCCTATTGACACATTTGTGGAGTGCCTGAGTGATAAAGGAATCTCTGACATCATTAAA GTGTTTGTGCTGCGAGAGGGCAAGAGTGCACCCCTGCTGACTGCCCATATCAACATGCCCGTCAGTGAGGGACTGGCACTcaactga